Genomic window (Lewinellaceae bacterium):
CTTTTTCCTTCACCGCAGCGTACATGAGAGAATTGTTGAGGATGGTGGTATTAAACCTCAGCCCGTAGGTATCCACCAGGTTCTTGTAACCGTCTTTTCTGCCCATAAACTCGGGAGTAAAACCCGCCTTCCATCCGGGGGCGTAGGCCTGTGGCCAGTAATACGCAGAAGACAAAAAGGCGGCCCCAACCAACAAGGCCGGCCCCAGCCTGTTCAGTTTGCCCACCCTGCTCCGCTGCAAAAGGGCCAGCAACTGGTCGAACAGTATGGCCAGCCCGGCGGCGGGCAGCGCCCCTGCCAGAATCATCGTAGTATTGTTGAGGGCGATGCCGCCGAAGATGAACTCTCCCAGGCCCCCGGCGCCGATATAGGCGGCCAAAGTGGCCACCCCCACGTTGATCACCGTGGCGGTGCGCAGGCCGGCGAAGATGACCGGCAGGGCCAGGGGCAGCTCCACCTGCCGCAGCATCTGCCCTTTCGACAGGCCGATGCCCAGGGCGGCTTCCTTTACAGAGGCATCCACCTGCTGTATGCCAGTATACGTATTGCGCAGGATGGGCAGCAAAGCGTAAAAGAAGAGCGCCACGATGGCTGGCTTCACTCCGATGCCCAGGAAAGGGATAAGAAAGCCGAGCAGGGCGATGCTGGGAACCGTCTGCAGGATGCCCGCCAGCCCCAGGAAGCCGCCCGCCAGCTTCTGCCGGCGGGTGATGTAAATACCCAGGGGTATGGCAACCAAAGCCGCCAGCAGCAGAGATATAAAGGTCAGGCCGATGTGTTCCAGCACCTGCTCCAGGAGCTTCGCCCGGTTGTCGGCCAGGAATTCCGCCAGCAGGTTCAGTTGTTCCATGGCATCAGGGTTTGTTTGAAGAGTTGAAACAACTCATCCAGCTGAAAATAGCGGCGCTCGCCCTCGGAATGCGCGGCGCCGTAAGCGGTTGGGCCTTCCTTGCCCAGGCGGTGAATAGCGAAGAGCAAAGGGGTATGGGCGGGCAGTTCCAGCACGGGGCCAGTGGTTGGCTTTTCCCTTTTCAATTGGGAAAACACGCCGGCAAGCGTGACGGACTGCAACTCCAGCTGACGGGCTTTTTCAGCTATAAATTCACGGACAAAGCTGTTGGCAGGTTCCATCAGCAGTTGCCTCGGCGAGCCGAGCTGCTGCATCCGCCCGGCCTTCATCAGGCCGATAAGGCCGGCCATCTCGAAAGCCTCTTCGATATCATGAGTCACCATGATGATGGTTTTGTTTTTGAGCGCTTCGATTTCGCGGAAATCGCGGCGAGCCTGCTGGCGGGTAAGGGGGTCTAAAGCGCCGAAGGGCTCATCCATCAGGATGATGGGCGGCTCAGCAGCCAGAGCGCGGGCGATGCCCACCCGTTGCTGCTGCCCTCCGCTGAGTTGGTGTGGATATTTGTACAGAAACTGGTTGGGGGGTAGCCCCAGCTGCTCCAGCAACTCCCCTACCCTTTTGCGAATCTTTTCGTCCGGCCAGCGGAGCAGGCGGGGCACCACGGCAACATTCTGTTCTACGGTGTAGTGCGGAAACAGGCCAATGTCCTGTATGACGTACCCCATGCGGCGGCGCATCTCCTCCAGAGGCTGTTCAGCTACGTCCTTCCCCTCTACCCACACGGAGCCTTCCGTAGGCAGGATCAACCGGTTGGCCATCTTGAGGGTCGTCGTCTTTCCGCAGCCGCTGGGGCCGATCAGGGCGAGGGCCTGCCCCGGTTCCAACCGGAAGGAGACGCCATCGACTGCAGTAAAGTTGCCGTAGCGTTTGGTGAGGTTCCTGGCTTCGATCACAGTTGAAGGGTTATATTGTTGCATTGTTAAATTGCTATTTTGCTCCTGCTTTGTCCGGAACTTGCAGGGCGGCCCTTACCTGGATGCTGCCCTGCGAACAATATAACAATACAACAATATAACAATGCCTTTTTCCTCCAAATCAGGAAAAGAGGCTGCTCCTTACCGCTTCACCACCTTCCTGGCATACTGCTGCCCTTCGACATCCAGCACCAGGTTGTAGGCCCCGGCGGGGAGGCGGCGCAGGTCGAGCTTCAGGCTCTGCTCTCCGAGCAGGCGCCCTTCGGAAGCCATAGACAGCACCTGCTTGCCGTTCATATCGTACAGGCTGGTTCGAACCTGAGCAGGCGTTTCCAGGCGGAAAAGCACATTGAGCTGGTTATCCACCGGGTTGGGGTAGGTGACCAGGCGGATGTCTGCAGCCAGGGGCTCCTGGGTTGAACTCAACAGGTTGCCCATCACCAGGATGTCGTCGATGGAAATCAAATTGTCGTCATCCGAATCGTGGACGAAGGCAATGTAGATGCTTTTGCCGCTGTATGCCGCCAGATCCACGCTATGCGGTTCCAAAATACCGATCCAGAGGTTGTCATCGGGCGCATCCAGAAAGAAGTATTCCTGAAGGGTATATCCGTCGGCGTGCAAGTATCCGTTTTCGGGTGCAAATAGAAAGCTCTCCACGTCAAAGGCCCCGCCATTGGGGTCTTCAGCGCCCGGAGGAAGGGGAGGGATCATTTGCTGCGCCCGGAACAGGGTATCGGTGAAAGATTCCGGGAAGTTCATGCTGGTTGAAACGAGCACGGAATAGCCATCTACATAACGCGGCCCCTGGTAGGGCGCCGATTTCCAGTGCAGGGTGGCCTGGTCGTCGCCAATGTCAATGGGCGGCGTGATCAGCCAGTTGCGGTTGCCATCCAGAAACCCACTCAACCAGGACGAACTGGCCAGGACGATAGCGGTATCTGCCGGCGCGATGGAATCCTGAGTTCCCTGGGCAAAATCTACCGAAGTATACCAACTCTGCGGCCGGTTATTAAAGTCAGGTATGTAATCCGCATCGTAATTCACCCAGGTAGTGTCGTCGCCCTGAGGGAAAATCGCCAGTTCTTCCTCCACATCGCCGATGATGTCGTCCTGGAAGTCCTCAAAAAGCAAGGTATCCATCTGAGCAGTAAGAGCAAACGGCAGGAAAGCCGCTGCCAGGAGCAGCAAGTTGTAAAATTTCCGAGTCATACTAATCCAATTTTGTTATAAAATATACTTGTTCAACTAACGTGCTGGTTTGACAGATAACAGGCGGAATGATGGCAGGGCGGAATAGTTTGTGCGCTTAAATATAGGCAATTTCTGTTATTCCCAAAATGGTTGCCCGTTTCAAAGTATTTTAAAGGCAGCCTCAGAAACTGCCTTTCACCACCGCTCTCAAACTCTGAAGCGCCATAGAAGCAGGCAACAGGCCCATCAGGCGGTTGCGCAGGCAGCCAAGTGCCGGGCTGTCCATCTGGGCCATCCGCCCGAGGCGGCGGCTTTGGCGGACGATGCCATCGGCCCGTTTTTTGCGGCGGTTTTGATATTCTGAAAAGGCGCCTTCCAGGGGAAGATCGGCAAGGCACTGAGCCAGGACATAAGCATCTTCTATCGCCTGGCAGGCGCCCTGGCCCATATTGGGCGTAGTGGCGTGGGCGGCGTCGCCCAGAAGGGCTATTCTGCCGGAGAACCAATGAGGCAAAGGCTCCAGGTCGTTGAGCGGGCTGTAGAGGATTTGGCCTTCGGGAGTACTTTCCATCAAGCTCCGCAATGGTTGGGCAAAAGGTTGAAAAGCATCCAGCAGGCTTTCTTTCGAAAGCGCGCTCCAGTCATACCCTGGCTTTTCATTGGCTACTGCATACCAGTACATGCAGTTTTCAGTTATGGGCACTACCCCGAACCGTTTTCCCGGCGCCCAGGCTTCCGTTCCGCGCCTCCGCCAAGGGCTTGTATCGGCTAAGCAGACACCCCGCCAGCACACCTGCCCGGAAGTGCGCTGTTGGCAG
Coding sequences:
- a CDS encoding ABC transporter permease/substrate-binding protein, with product MNLLAEFLADNRAKLLEQVLEHIGLTFISLLLAALVAIPLGIYITRRQKLAGGFLGLAGILQTVPSIALLGFLIPFLGIGVKPAIVALFFYALLPILRNTYTGIQQVDASVKEAALGIGLSKGQMLRQVELPLALPVIFAGLRTATVINVGVATLAAYIGAGGLGEFIFGGIALNNTTMILAGALPAAGLAILFDQLLALLQRSRVGKLNRLGPALLVGAAFLSSAYYWPQAYAPGWKAGFTPEFMGRKDGYKNLVDTYGLRFNTTILNNSLMYAAVKEKEVDVISGYSTDGRIKAYGLAILEDDRHVFPPYHCTPILRRGLAEEHPEVVAALNLLAGKISDSTMTSLNYQVDFEKQSPEEVARNFLESLGLWRPDQAQGGETLIIGSKIFTEQYILVELFSQLINGYTGLDTDARSGLGGTKICFDALLAGEIALYPEYTGTGLQVLLDTPDSVVLDIIADSDAVYDYVQAQFREQYGIEWLQPLGFNNTYALMIREEMGRRLGLEKVSDLGR
- a CDS encoding ABC transporter ATP-binding protein, with protein sequence MIEARNLTKRYGNFTAVDGVSFRLEPGQALALIGPSGCGKTTTLKMANRLILPTEGSVWVEGKDVAEQPLEEMRRRMGYVIQDIGLFPHYTVEQNVAVVPRLLRWPDEKIRKRVGELLEQLGLPPNQFLYKYPHQLSGGQQQRVGIARALAAEPPIILMDEPFGALDPLTRQQARRDFREIEALKNKTIIMVTHDIEEAFEMAGLIGLMKAGRMQQLGSPRQLLMEPANSFVREFIAEKARQLELQSVTLAGVFSQLKREKPTTGPVLELPAHTPLLFAIHRLGKEGPTAYGAAHSEGERRYFQLDELFQLFKQTLMPWNN
- a CDS encoding T9SS type A sorting domain-containing protein, whose protein sequence is MTRKFYNLLLLAAAFLPFALTAQMDTLLFEDFQDDIIGDVEEELAIFPQGDDTTWVNYDADYIPDFNNRPQSWYTSVDFAQGTQDSIAPADTAIVLASSSWLSGFLDGNRNWLITPPIDIGDDQATLHWKSAPYQGPRYVDGYSVLVSTSMNFPESFTDTLFRAQQMIPPLPPGAEDPNGGAFDVESFLFAPENGYLHADGYTLQEYFFLDAPDDNLWIGILEPHSVDLAAYSGKSIYIAFVHDSDDDNLISIDDILVMGNLLSSTQEPLAADIRLVTYPNPVDNQLNVLFRLETPAQVRTSLYDMNGKQVLSMASEGRLLGEQSLKLDLRRLPAGAYNLVLDVEGQQYARKVVKR
- a CDS encoding FAD-dependent monooxygenase gives rise to the protein MKKDTSIAIIGGGIGGLTAAIALCRQGFSPVVYEAASELRPIGAGITLAINAMQVFQKLGLAEKAIGLGHSIEQLCITDGQLRPVSRTVLKPLIKEFGVPNLGIHRGALQQLLMEALPAGVVHLGKGLRRLEQTEKSVELFFEDGTQASTEVAVAADGIHSAVRRQIFPSCQQRTSGQVCWRGVCLADTSPWRRRGTEAWAPGKRFGVVPITENCMYWYAVANEKPGYDWSALSKESLLDAFQPFAQPLRSLMESTPEGQILYSPLNDLEPLPHWFSGRIALLGDAAHATTPNMGQGACQAIEDAYVLAQCLADLPLEGAFSEYQNRRKKRADGIVRQSRRLGRMAQMDSPALGCLRNRLMGLLPASMALQSLRAVVKGSF